A region from the Cardiocondyla obscurior isolate alpha-2009 linkage group LG26, Cobs3.1, whole genome shotgun sequence genome encodes:
- the Liprin-alpha gene encoding liprin-alpha-1 isoform X12 has protein sequence MWNMMCDVMPTIAEDSMSQRSSQFSGEDGNIEQLMVQMLDERDKMMESIREHQERLQEMEARLGEVEKERDALNRQLNANIPQEFSQLTKELAVARDSILEKEEEISELKAERNNTRLLLEHLECLVSRHERSLRMTVVKRQAVAQSGVSSEVEVLKALKSLFEHHKALDEKVRERLRVALERNTSLEEELAHTKEEFQQYKVSGHPSKALDDRPKENGQAEESQQQNKNETEQAASQQQPQQQQYQQHQLQQQQQQLQQSIQKPGTRKSTEVGNRLSNGSLDLTEQDSAVRVIDLQATLDKQSSELSTWQRRVAELSGRVAELEETLSKTQKDLLKAQEAGLKLQRDLRENVAQKEDQEERIATLEKRYLNAQRESTSLHDLNEKLEQELQHKKAQLKLQEEKIAAIQEKLELAEQKLAQYAKLPEMEEQLKQRMEALTQVRRPNQQAQERHGSAEDRIQRLEAQLEEKNAEVMRVNQRLKMNEEHNTRLSTTVDKLLSESNERLQVHLKERMHALEEKNALTQELEKLRKVAEDLQNEKADIVKELGKARLEIDNVKRQMLQQEIAFNIQQTDALTRSLSPNAVDPGSFSRSASHSSFDTHSLPRRGGKRSMEDDSSKNYVARTLAEQEWEKLQQAHVLANVQQAFDVSSDAEGDGDNESIFSCTADVISPTGHTDAQTLALMLQEQLDAINKEIRLIQEEKQSTEARAEELESRVGSLEHMNLLARGRSLERTSPPLSGRSTPKSHHSPNRDYLHKYHTVSNHAPASMSPAHLHQYAASLASPGQLSESLPASQLQLSGEELHSVSERDSTGMGSGGSDAASPLTARSLRLERVVQALAHSQEELRRRTGQSGFPSGGFPTHSQDSLHKNNFSSVGLPIGQLSTSHLHIQSTMSPATAAAVAAAQKKKGIKSSLGRFFSKKEKIKGKDTPMPGDVPGMGGASTPADPDYGDNVCVAGTLGSKSDFDRRKKKSMLDSSRHELLAEAMKAGTPFALWNGPTVVAWLELWVGMPTWYVAACRANVKSGAIMSALSDTEIQREIGISNPLHRLKLRLAIQEMVSLTSPSAPKTSRTTLAFGDMNHEWIGNVWLPSLGLPQYRSTFMECLVDARMLDHLTKKDLRGQLRMVDSFHRTSLQYGISCLKRLNYDRHQLEERRRIAESTNMDVLVWSNDRVIRWVQSIGLKEYGNNLLESGVHGALIALDESFDANSFALTLQIPTQNTQARQLLEMEFSNLLSMATERRLDENSMKS, from the exons ATGTGGAATATGATGTGCGACGTGATGCCGACAATCGCGGAGGACAGTATGAGCCAGCGGAGCTCGCAATTTTCCGGCGAGGATGGAAATATCGAGCAACTAATGGTGCAAATGCTGGACGAACGCGACAAGATGATGGAATCAATACGCGAGCATCAAGAGCGGTTACAGGAGATGGAGGCGCGATTGGGAGAGGTTGAAAAGGAACGAGACGCTTTGAATCGGCAGCTAAATGCAAATATTCCGCAG GAGTTTTCACAACTGACGAAAGAACTGGCGGTAGCGCGAGACAGCATCCtggaaaaggaagaagaaatttCCGAATTAAAAGCAGAACGAAACAACACACGG CTCTTATTAGAACATCTAGAATGTTTAGTATCACGGCATGAACGGTCGCTCAGGATGACGGTTGTAAAACGTCAAGCCGTTGCACAATCCGGTGTATCGTCTGAGGTGGAAGTACTTAAAGCTTTAAAAAGCCTTTTCGAACATCACAAGGCTTTGGACGAAAAG gTACGTGAGCGTTTGCGCGTGGCACTCGAAAGAAATACAAGTCTTGAAGAAGAACTAGCCCACACTAAAGAAGAG TTTCAACAATATAAAGTAAGCGGACATCCGTCGAAAGCGTTAGACGATAGACCTAAAGAAAATGGACAGGCGGAGGAAAGTCAGCAACAGAATAAG AATGAGACTGAGCAGGCAGCAAGCCAacagcagccgcagcagcaaCAGTACCAGCAGCATCAATTgcaacagcaacagcagcaactGCAACAATCGATACAAAAACCAGGTACAAGGAAGTCCACCGAAGTTGGTAATAGACTGAGCAATGGGAGTCTTGATCTAACCGAGCAGGATTCAGCAGTACGAGTAATAGATTTGCAAGCCACTCTCGACAAGCAG agcTCGGAATTAAGTACATGGCAACGACGAGTAGCAGAACTAAGTGGCCGTGTCGCGGAATTAGAGGAAACGCTATCCAAAACGCAAAAAGATCTTCTGAAAGCACAAGAGGCAGGTCTTAAACTGCAAAGAGATTTGCGAGAAAATGTGGCGCAAAAAGAGGACCAAGAGGAGCGAATAGCAACTCTAGAAAAACGATATCTCAATGCTCAACGAGAGTCTACTAGTCTTCATGACCTCAATGAGAAGCTGGAGCAAGAGTTGCAGCATAAAAAGGCTCAGCTAAAG ctcCAAGAGGAAAAAATTGCGGCTATACAAGAGAAATTAGAACTAGCGGAACAGAAATTAGCTCAATATGCTAAGTTACCAGAAATGGAAGAGCAATTAAAACAGAGGATGGAGGCTCTGACGCAGGTGAGGAGGCCCAACCAG CAGGCTCAGGAGAGGCACGGTAGCGCGGAGGATAGAATTCAAAGACTGGAAGCacaattagaagaaaaaaatgcagaaGTGATGCGTGTAAATCAACGACTAAAGATGAATGAGGAACATAACACACGTCTTAGTACAACCGTCGATAAACTTTTATCTG AATCCAATGAAAGATTGCAAGTGCATTTGAAAGAGAGAATGCACgcgttagaagaaaaaaatgcgctTACTCAGGAACtcgaaaaattaagaaaggTAGCGGAGGATCTCCAAAATGAAAAGGCTGATATAGTCAAAGAATTGGGCAAGGCGCGTCTAGAAATTGACAACGTTAAAAGACAAATGCTCCAACAggaaattgcatttaatattcaacaaaCGGACGCGTTAACGAGAAGTTTATCGCCGAATGCTGTTGATCCAGGCTCCTTTTCGAGGAGCGCAAGTCACAGCAGTTTCGACACACACTCGCTACCTAGAAGAGGAGGAAAACGGTCTATGGAAGATGATTCATCAAAG aattatgtAGCACGAACTTTGGCGGAGCAGGAGTGGGAAAAATTACAACAAGCACACGTTCTCGCTAATGTCCAACAAGCATTTGATGTTTCGAGTGACGCGGAAGGCGATGGGGATAACGAAAGTATCTTCAGTTGTACGGCAGACGTAATTAGCCCTACTGGACATACGGATGCCCAAACATTAGCACTAATGTTGCAAGAACAATTAGATgctattaataaagaaattagatTAATTCAG GAAGAAAAACAGAGTACGGAAGCACGTGCGGAAGAACTGGAGTCTCGTGTCGGTAGTCTTGAACATATGAATTTATTAGCGAGGGGCCGAAGCCTCGAACGAACATCGCCGCCATTGAGTGGGCGATCCACACCAAAATCACATCACAGTCCAAACAGGGATTATTTGCATAAGTACCACACCGTTAGTAATCAC GCACCGGCATCAATGTCTCCAGCGCATTTACATCAATATGCCGCTTCCTTGGCTAGTCCGGGCCAATTATCGGAATCTCTTCCCGCTAGTCAG TTACAGTTGTCGGGAGAAGAACTGCATTCGGTTAGTGAAAGAGATAGTACCGGTATGGGAAGCGGTGGCAGCGACGCGGCATCTCCTTTAACAGCCAGGTCGCTGAGATTAGAACGAGTCGTTCAAGCATTAGCTCACAGCCAAGAAGAACTTAGAAG ACGTACCGGACAAAGCGGATTTCCGAGTGGTGGTTTTCCCACGCACag CCAGGACAGTTTGCACAAAAACAACTTCTCCAGCGTCGGACTACCCATTGGGCAATTATCAACTTCGCATCTGCATATACAGTCAACCATGAGTCCTGCCACGGCAGCCGCGGTCGCAGCggcgcaaaaaaagaaaggcatTAAAAGTAGCCTTGGTAGATTTTTCAGCAAAAAGGAAAAG ATCAAAGGAAAAGATACACCAATGCCAGGGGATGTACCAGGTATGGGAGGTGCAAGCACGCCAGCTGATCCAGATTATGGGGACAATGTGTGTGTAGCTGGCACGCTTGGGAGTAAAAGTGATTTCGATcgtaggaaaaagaaaag TATGTTGGATTCCTCGAGGCACGAGCTCTTGGCGGAAGCGATGAAAGCCGGAACGCCTTTCGCCTTGTGGAATGGACCAACAGTCGTCGCCTGGCTGGAACTCTGGGTGGGCATGCCAACGTGGTACGTCGCCGCTTGTCGAGCAAACGTTAAAAGCGGTGCTATTATGAGTGCTCTTAGTGATACCGAGATTCAGCGAGAGATTGGTATAAG TAATCCTTTACACCGATTAAAGCTAAGATTAGCAATTCAGGAAATGGTATCACTTACAAGTCCATCAGCGCCGAAAACTTCTCGCACAACATTAGCATTTGGTGATATGAATCATGAGTGGATAGGTAATGTCTGGTTACCGAGCCTCGGGCTGCCTCAATATCGATCCACTTTTATGGAGTGCCTTGTTGATGCTAGAATGCTCGATCATCTTACGAAGAAGGATCTTCGTGGTCAATTGAGAATGGTTGATAGCTTCCatag AACAAGTTTGCAGTACGGCATTTCTTGcttaaaacgattaaattatGATAGACATCAATTAGAAGAAAGAAGACGAATAGCAGAAAGTACTAATATGGATGTACTCGTGTGGAGTAACGATCGTGTCATAAGATGGGTACAGTCGATTGGTTTAAAG GAATACGGAAATAATCTCTTAGAATCGGGGGTGCACGGTGCGCTCATAGCTTTAGATGAAAGTTTCGATGCAAACAGTTTTGCATTAACTTTACAAATTCCCACACAGAATACACAG GCAAGGCAGTTGCTAGAGATGGAATTTTCCAATCTATTGTCCATGGCGACGGAAAGGCGTCTGGACGAGAATAGTATGAAATCCTGA
- the Liprin-alpha gene encoding liprin-alpha-1 isoform X9: MWNMMCDVMPTIAEDSMSQRSSQFSGEDGNIEQLMVQMLDERDKMMESIREHQERLQEMEARLGEVEKERDALNRQLNANIPQEFSQLTKELAVARDSILEKEEEISELKAERNNTRLLLEHLECLVSRHERSLRMTVVKRQAVAQSGVSSEVEVLKALKSLFEHHKALDEKVRERLRVALERNTSLEEELAHTKEEFQQYKVSGHPSKALDDRPKENGQAEESQQQNKNETEQAASQQQPQQQQYQQHQLQQQQQQLQQSIQKPGTRKSTEVGNRLSNGSLDLTEQDSAVRVIDLQATLDKQSSELSTWQRRVAELSGRVAELEETLSKTQKDLLKAQEAGLKLQRDLRENVAQKEDQEERIATLEKRYLNAQRESTSLHDLNEKLEQELQHKKAQLKLQEEKIAAIQEKLELAEQKLAQYAKLPEMEEQLKQRMEALTQVRRPNQQAQERHGSAEDRIQRLEAQLEEKNAEVMRVNQRLKMNEEHNTRLSTTVDKLLSESNERLQVHLKERMHALEEKNALTQELEKLRKVAEDLQNEKADIVKELGKARLEIDNVKRQMLQQEIAFNIQQTDALTRSLSPNAVDPGSFSRSASHSSFDTHSLPRRGGKRSMEDDSSKNYVARTLAEQEWEKLQQAHVLANVQQAFDVSSDAEGDGDNESIFSCTADVISPTGHTDAQTLALMLQEQLDAINKEIRLIQEEKQSTEARAEELESRVGSLEHMNLLARGRSLERTSPPLSGRSTPKSHHSPNRDYLHKYHTVSNHAPASMSPAHLHQYAASLASPGQLSESLPASQLQLSGEELHSVSERDSTGMGSGGSDAASPLTARSLRLERVVQALAHSQEELRSRHGQHNNGALNSGTPPSPLSSRHSSQDSLHKNNFSSVGLPIGQLSTSHLHIQSTMSPATAAAVAAAQKKKGIKSSLGRFFSKKEKIKGKDTPMPGDVPGMGGASTPADPDYGDNVCVAGTLGSKSDFDRRKKKSMLDSSRHELLAEAMKAGTPFALWNGPTVVAWLELWVGMPTWYVAACRANVKSGAIMSALSDTEIQREIGISNPLHRLKLRLAIQEMVSLTSPSAPKTSRTTLAFGDMNHEWIGNVWLPSLGLPQYRSTFMECLVDARMLDHLTKKDLRGQLRMVDSFHRTSLQYGISCLKRLNYDRHQLEERRRIAESTNMDVLVWSNDRVIRWVQSIGLKEYGNNLLESGVHGALIALDESFDANSFALTLQIPTQNTQARQLLEMEFSNLLSMATERRLDENSMKS; the protein is encoded by the exons ATGTGGAATATGATGTGCGACGTGATGCCGACAATCGCGGAGGACAGTATGAGCCAGCGGAGCTCGCAATTTTCCGGCGAGGATGGAAATATCGAGCAACTAATGGTGCAAATGCTGGACGAACGCGACAAGATGATGGAATCAATACGCGAGCATCAAGAGCGGTTACAGGAGATGGAGGCGCGATTGGGAGAGGTTGAAAAGGAACGAGACGCTTTGAATCGGCAGCTAAATGCAAATATTCCGCAG GAGTTTTCACAACTGACGAAAGAACTGGCGGTAGCGCGAGACAGCATCCtggaaaaggaagaagaaatttCCGAATTAAAAGCAGAACGAAACAACACACGG CTCTTATTAGAACATCTAGAATGTTTAGTATCACGGCATGAACGGTCGCTCAGGATGACGGTTGTAAAACGTCAAGCCGTTGCACAATCCGGTGTATCGTCTGAGGTGGAAGTACTTAAAGCTTTAAAAAGCCTTTTCGAACATCACAAGGCTTTGGACGAAAAG gTACGTGAGCGTTTGCGCGTGGCACTCGAAAGAAATACAAGTCTTGAAGAAGAACTAGCCCACACTAAAGAAGAG TTTCAACAATATAAAGTAAGCGGACATCCGTCGAAAGCGTTAGACGATAGACCTAAAGAAAATGGACAGGCGGAGGAAAGTCAGCAACAGAATAAG AATGAGACTGAGCAGGCAGCAAGCCAacagcagccgcagcagcaaCAGTACCAGCAGCATCAATTgcaacagcaacagcagcaactGCAACAATCGATACAAAAACCAGGTACAAGGAAGTCCACCGAAGTTGGTAATAGACTGAGCAATGGGAGTCTTGATCTAACCGAGCAGGATTCAGCAGTACGAGTAATAGATTTGCAAGCCACTCTCGACAAGCAG agcTCGGAATTAAGTACATGGCAACGACGAGTAGCAGAACTAAGTGGCCGTGTCGCGGAATTAGAGGAAACGCTATCCAAAACGCAAAAAGATCTTCTGAAAGCACAAGAGGCAGGTCTTAAACTGCAAAGAGATTTGCGAGAAAATGTGGCGCAAAAAGAGGACCAAGAGGAGCGAATAGCAACTCTAGAAAAACGATATCTCAATGCTCAACGAGAGTCTACTAGTCTTCATGACCTCAATGAGAAGCTGGAGCAAGAGTTGCAGCATAAAAAGGCTCAGCTAAAG ctcCAAGAGGAAAAAATTGCGGCTATACAAGAGAAATTAGAACTAGCGGAACAGAAATTAGCTCAATATGCTAAGTTACCAGAAATGGAAGAGCAATTAAAACAGAGGATGGAGGCTCTGACGCAGGTGAGGAGGCCCAACCAG CAGGCTCAGGAGAGGCACGGTAGCGCGGAGGATAGAATTCAAAGACTGGAAGCacaattagaagaaaaaaatgcagaaGTGATGCGTGTAAATCAACGACTAAAGATGAATGAGGAACATAACACACGTCTTAGTACAACCGTCGATAAACTTTTATCTG AATCCAATGAAAGATTGCAAGTGCATTTGAAAGAGAGAATGCACgcgttagaagaaaaaaatgcgctTACTCAGGAACtcgaaaaattaagaaaggTAGCGGAGGATCTCCAAAATGAAAAGGCTGATATAGTCAAAGAATTGGGCAAGGCGCGTCTAGAAATTGACAACGTTAAAAGACAAATGCTCCAACAggaaattgcatttaatattcaacaaaCGGACGCGTTAACGAGAAGTTTATCGCCGAATGCTGTTGATCCAGGCTCCTTTTCGAGGAGCGCAAGTCACAGCAGTTTCGACACACACTCGCTACCTAGAAGAGGAGGAAAACGGTCTATGGAAGATGATTCATCAAAG aattatgtAGCACGAACTTTGGCGGAGCAGGAGTGGGAAAAATTACAACAAGCACACGTTCTCGCTAATGTCCAACAAGCATTTGATGTTTCGAGTGACGCGGAAGGCGATGGGGATAACGAAAGTATCTTCAGTTGTACGGCAGACGTAATTAGCCCTACTGGACATACGGATGCCCAAACATTAGCACTAATGTTGCAAGAACAATTAGATgctattaataaagaaattagatTAATTCAG GAAGAAAAACAGAGTACGGAAGCACGTGCGGAAGAACTGGAGTCTCGTGTCGGTAGTCTTGAACATATGAATTTATTAGCGAGGGGCCGAAGCCTCGAACGAACATCGCCGCCATTGAGTGGGCGATCCACACCAAAATCACATCACAGTCCAAACAGGGATTATTTGCATAAGTACCACACCGTTAGTAATCAC GCACCGGCATCAATGTCTCCAGCGCATTTACATCAATATGCCGCTTCCTTGGCTAGTCCGGGCCAATTATCGGAATCTCTTCCCGCTAGTCAG TTACAGTTGTCGGGAGAAGAACTGCATTCGGTTAGTGAAAGAGATAGTACCGGTATGGGAAGCGGTGGCAGCGACGCGGCATCTCCTTTAACAGCCAGGTCGCTGAGATTAGAACGAGTCGTTCAAGCATTAGCTCACAGCCAAGAAGAACTTAGAAG CAGGCATGGGCAGCATAACAACGGCGCACTCAATTCTGGAACTCCTCCTTCCCCATTGTCCTCACGCCACAGCAGCCAGGACAGTTTGCACAAAAACAACTTCTCCAGCGTCGGACTACCCATTGGGCAATTATCAACTTCGCATCTGCATATACAGTCAACCATGAGTCCTGCCACGGCAGCCGCGGTCGCAGCggcgcaaaaaaagaaaggcatTAAAAGTAGCCTTGGTAGATTTTTCAGCAAAAAGGAAAAG ATCAAAGGAAAAGATACACCAATGCCAGGGGATGTACCAGGTATGGGAGGTGCAAGCACGCCAGCTGATCCAGATTATGGGGACAATGTGTGTGTAGCTGGCACGCTTGGGAGTAAAAGTGATTTCGATcgtaggaaaaagaaaag TATGTTGGATTCCTCGAGGCACGAGCTCTTGGCGGAAGCGATGAAAGCCGGAACGCCTTTCGCCTTGTGGAATGGACCAACAGTCGTCGCCTGGCTGGAACTCTGGGTGGGCATGCCAACGTGGTACGTCGCCGCTTGTCGAGCAAACGTTAAAAGCGGTGCTATTATGAGTGCTCTTAGTGATACCGAGATTCAGCGAGAGATTGGTATAAG TAATCCTTTACACCGATTAAAGCTAAGATTAGCAATTCAGGAAATGGTATCACTTACAAGTCCATCAGCGCCGAAAACTTCTCGCACAACATTAGCATTTGGTGATATGAATCATGAGTGGATAGGTAATGTCTGGTTACCGAGCCTCGGGCTGCCTCAATATCGATCCACTTTTATGGAGTGCCTTGTTGATGCTAGAATGCTCGATCATCTTACGAAGAAGGATCTTCGTGGTCAATTGAGAATGGTTGATAGCTTCCatag AACAAGTTTGCAGTACGGCATTTCTTGcttaaaacgattaaattatGATAGACATCAATTAGAAGAAAGAAGACGAATAGCAGAAAGTACTAATATGGATGTACTCGTGTGGAGTAACGATCGTGTCATAAGATGGGTACAGTCGATTGGTTTAAAG GAATACGGAAATAATCTCTTAGAATCGGGGGTGCACGGTGCGCTCATAGCTTTAGATGAAAGTTTCGATGCAAACAGTTTTGCATTAACTTTACAAATTCCCACACAGAATACACAG GCAAGGCAGTTGCTAGAGATGGAATTTTCCAATCTATTGTCCATGGCGACGGAAAGGCGTCTGGACGAGAATAGTATGAAATCCTGA